GACGTCTGCGGGTCGAGTCCGTCACCGAGCACCGCCAGGGACGCGGCGTTGGCCAGACGGATGGCGTGGTCCCCGATGACCAGGCTGAGGTTCGCGGCCAGGAACCCGACCACGACGCGGGGCGCGATCTCGCGTACCGAGTAGCGGGTCTGCACGGTCTCGTGGCTCATCAGCACGATCCCGGCCAGCATCACCACCAGCGAGTAGACCGCCACCACGAACAACCGCGACTGCTCCCAGATCTCCCCGACCCTCGGCAGATCCGCCAGCGTCGGCGTGGACAGCAGACTGCTGCCGACCCACCCCAACAACATGTTCAGCGACTCGCCGACCAACAGGTGCAGGAACCCGGCGATGCCCTCACCGACGCACGCGCTCGGATTGAGAATCCCGCACGCGGGAACCGCCGGACGCACCGGCGGGGCGCTCGTCGGCGTGATCGCAGGTTGGGACGAGATGGTCGTCGGTCGCGGCAGACACCACGACGGCGGAGCCTGTCCAGGCTGCGGAGTGAGACACGGATTCGACGGCACCGCAGTGGACGCGGTCGTAGGTCGAGTTGGGCACGGCACCGGGTACGGCCCTGGACCGGCACACGGATCGGCGGCAGTCGGCGGCGCGGCCGACGTGCCCGGCTGGGCCGCCGCTGTCATGGCGAGGACGCCGCCCAACAACACCATCAGGCCCAGCAGCAGTGCCCACACCCCACGCCTGCGAGCGCCCTCGTTGCGCCCACGCTTGAACCTCACCGCGCCGGGTTCGACCAGTCGACGGTGCCGGACATTCGTGGCGGTCATCAGGGACCCACCCCAACGATCCCCTTGAAGATCTCCACGATCAGCGGAGCGAGCGCGGCACCGCCGAACCCGTACCCGGCCGACTTCCACGCCGTCTTGGCCTTCTGCAACTCGCCCGGATCGCCGCCCGCGAAGATGTAACGGACGAAGCCGATGGTCAGGAACACCACCGTCAGGCCGCCGAGGATGCCCATGATCCAGTTCCTGATGTTGGTCAGGACCTGGTCCACCGACGTGGCCTGCGCGAGCACCTGGACGGCCTCGGCACGCGTCGCCGACGTGGTCAACACCAGCGACACAGCCGCCAACTGAACCGCCACGATCCACACCCGGTGCCGCCCACGCTGACGAATCATCGGAGCACTGAGGCGACCGGAGATCGGGTCAGCTGCCGCCCTGGTCCTCACTGACGGCGGGCGACCACCTGGCGAAGGGGCTGACTGCCGATCCGCCACTGCCGGAGAACGATCGATCAGGCGCATCGCGGCACCTCCGAGGATCCGGTGGAACACGGGTGTTCCCCGCAACCCGAAACCCCGTCTTCCGGCCCGCTTTTGGACACCTCCGGCCGGACTACCGGCCCTGACCGGCCAGTGGTGCCCGACACGGAAAGTGACCGTCGAGCCCGCGTGTCGGTCGGAGAAGGAGATCGCGAGAGCGCCAATGAAGCGGCAACCTCATCGACCAACGGATCGGCCGGATCAGCCGCGACCGCCTCATCACGCAGGTACGCCACCAGCCGCAGCTCGGCTCGCTTGCGTGTCTTGTAGACCGCCCACGTACCGACCTCGCGGCGTGCCGCCCAGTCCGACACCGGCTCCCGCTCCAACCGGGTCGCCCCGATGAGGTCCGCCTCGGTCGAAGTCAGAACCCCCTCGGCCACCGCACGAGCCAGCACGAGGTCCGGGTGCCCCCAAGGCGGACGAGGAACGGCGGATCGGAACCCCGGCGCGATCGGCGTCGGCCCGTCCAACGCCTCCGAACGAGCGCGATACCCCGACCGATACGCCGCCCACCGCAGCCGAAGCATGATCCGCGGGCGCCCTAGGTCCACCGTCGACAACGCGGTGAGGAACCCGCTCAGCACCTCGGCGTGGATGTCCGCCTCCCCGACGGCGAAGCACACCGACAACGTCGCCGCCACCGACGTCAACGCCGGCATCGCGACCCCAACGGCGGCGACAGTCCACGTCGCACCCTCGGCGCGGGAACGCAGAACCAGATGAGTCCACACCGCGTCCTTGGTCGCCTGCCCGCATTGCCTTGCCAACAGCAGGTCGCGGACTTCGTCGAGCGGAAGCCGGCGATCGGGCAATCCTGGAAACGCCCGGCCGTCCACCGAAACCGGATCAGGCCCGGTGACCAGCCAGATGAACGCGTCCTGCGCGATGT
This is a stretch of genomic DNA from Saccharothrix ecbatanensis. It encodes these proteins:
- a CDS encoding pilin, yielding MAVQLAAVSLVLTTSATRAEAVQVLAQATSVDQVLTNIRNWIMGILGGLTVVFLTIGFVRYIFAGGDPGELQKAKTAWKSAGYGFGGAALAPLIVEIFKGIVGVGP